The Mycolicibacterium aichiense region GGGACAGACGTGGCGCTACGCGCGGTCAGCGACGCCGACAGCCTCACCGGCGAAGTTCGGGAGGCGGCGGTGCTGTTCGTCGATCTGGTCGGCTCGACGCAGCTGGCGCAAAGCAGTTCGCCGGCCGAGGTGGCCGGGGTGCTCAACGACTTCTTCCAGATCGTCGTCGATTCCGTCGACGAACGGCACGGCCTGATCAACAAGTTCCAGGGCGACGCGGTGCTGGCGGTGTTCGGTGCACCCCTGCCCAGTGCCCGCGCGGCGTCGGATGCACTGGCGACCGCCCGCGCGCTGACGGTCGCGCTGCGCCGGCTTCCGGTCGTGGACTTCGGCATCGGGGTGTCGGCCGGGCGGGTGTTCGCCGGGAACATCGGCGCCGAGCATCGCTACGAGTACACGGTGATCGGCGACCCGGTCAACGAGGCTGCGCGCCTTGCCGATCGGGCCAAGGCCACCGGCGAACGCGCGCTGTGCTCGGCCGTCGCCCTGGCCAACGCCGACGGCGCCGAGCGTGCGCACTGGGTGGAGTACGCCTCGGAGGTGCTGCGCGGCCGTCTCGAGCCGACCCGAATGTCGGCGCCCACCGCCTGAATTCCCCCGATCTCTTGTGCCGACCGCGGCATCGGGTGAATGGTAGCTGTAGTCGAATCTGCGCGCCTACGCGCGCGGGGGAAGGTTTGTCATGGCCGACAAGACGAACACTTCCCAGGCCGCCCGATCGGCTCCCGCCGCGGACAGTCCGGCCGCCATCCGCAACGTCGTGCTCGTCGGCCCGTCCGGTGCCGGCAAGACCACGCTCGTCGAAAGCCTTCTCGTCGCATCCGGCGTGCTGCCGCGAGCGGGGACGGTGGTCGACGGCACCACGGTGTGCGACTTCGACGATGCCGCGATCCGTCAACAACGTTCGATCGGGCTTGCGCTGGCACCCATCCCGCACGACGGCATCAAGGTCAACCTGATCGACACCCCGGGCTATGCCGACTTCGTCGGGGAACTGCGGGCCGGCCTGCGCGCCGCCGAGTGTGCGTTGTTCGTGATCGCCGCGAACGATGGCGTCGACGAGGCCACCAGGAGGCTGTGGCATGAATGCGACGACGTCGGCATGCCGCGCGCGGTGGTGATCACCAAACTCGATCACGCCCGCGCCAACTACGACACCGCGCTGCGTGCCGCGCAGGATGCCTTCGGCGACAAAGTCCTACCGCTGTACCTACCCACCGAGACCGGCCTGGTCGGGTTGCTGTCGGGCAGCCAGTACGACTACCGGGACGGCACCCGGACCGTCCATCCGCCCGACGACGCGTACACCGCTCGGATCGATGAGCATCGCGGCACCCTGATCGAAGGCATCATCGAGGAGTCCGAGGACGAATCGCTGATGGAGCGCTACCTCGGCGGTGAGGTAATCGACGAGACCGTGCTGGTCGAGGATTTGGAGCGAGCCGTCGAGCGTGGCGCGTTCTTCCCCGTCATCCCCGTCTGCAGCGGCACCGGCGTCGGCACCGTGGAGCTGCTGGAGGTCGCCGCCCGCGGCTTCCCGTCGCCGCCCGAGCATGTTCTGCCCGAGGTCTACACCCCGCACGGCGTGGCCCGCGACGGACTGTCCTGCGATCCGGACGGACCGCTGTTGGCCGAGGTGGTCAAGACGACGTCGGACCCCTATGTCGGCAGGGTCAGCCTGGTCCGGGTGTTCTCCGGCACCATCAGGCCCGACACGACAGTGCATGTGTCGGGCCATTTTTCGGCCTTCTTCGAGGCGAACACGCACGCCGACCACGACGAAGACGAACGCATCGGCACGCTGTCGTTCCCGCTGGGCAAGCAGCAGCGCCCCGCCGCGCAGGTGGTGGCGGGGGACATCTGCGCAATCGGCAGGCTCACCCGCGCCGAGACCGGAGACACGTTGTCGGACAAGACAGATCCGCTCTTGCTCAAGCCGTGGACCATGCCGGAGCCGCTGCTGCCGGTGGCGATCGCCGCCCGCGCCAAGACCGACGAGGACAAACTCTCGGTCGGCTTGCAGCGGCTGGCCGCCGAGGACCCGACGCTGCGCATCGAGCAGAACCCCGAGACTCATCAGATCGTGCTGTGGTGCATGGGTGAAGCGCACTCCAGCGTGGTGCTCGACGCGCTGGCGAATCGCTACGGCGTCCACGTCGACACCGTCGACGTCCGGATTCCGTTGCGGGAGACCTTCGGCGGCCCCGCCAAGGGTCACGGCCGCCACGTGAAGCAGTCTGGCGGACACGGGCAGTTCGCGGTCTGCGACATCGAAGTGGAGCCGCTGCCGCAAGGTGGTGGCTTCGAGTTCGTCGACAAGGTCGTCGGCGGCGCGGTTCCCCGCCAGTTCATCCCCAGCGTCGAGAAGGGGGTGCGCGCCCAGATGGAACGGGGCGTGCATGGCGGCTATCCCGTCGTCGATATCCGGGTGACGCTGGTCGACGGCAAGGCGCACAGCGTCGACTCGTCCGACATGGCGTTCCAGATGGCCGGTGGACTGGCGCTACGGGAAGCGGCCGCGGCGACCCGCATCGATCTGCTCGAACCGGTCGATGAGGTCACCATCGACGTGCCCGACGATCTCGTCGGTGCGGTGATGGGCGATCTGTCC contains the following coding sequences:
- a CDS encoding elongation factor G-like protein EF-G2, with translation MADKTNTSQAARSAPAADSPAAIRNVVLVGPSGAGKTTLVESLLVASGVLPRAGTVVDGTTVCDFDDAAIRQQRSIGLALAPIPHDGIKVNLIDTPGYADFVGELRAGLRAAECALFVIAANDGVDEATRRLWHECDDVGMPRAVVITKLDHARANYDTALRAAQDAFGDKVLPLYLPTETGLVGLLSGSQYDYRDGTRTVHPPDDAYTARIDEHRGTLIEGIIEESEDESLMERYLGGEVIDETVLVEDLERAVERGAFFPVIPVCSGTGVGTVELLEVAARGFPSPPEHVLPEVYTPHGVARDGLSCDPDGPLLAEVVKTTSDPYVGRVSLVRVFSGTIRPDTTVHVSGHFSAFFEANTHADHDEDERIGTLSFPLGKQQRPAAQVVAGDICAIGRLTRAETGDTLSDKTDPLLLKPWTMPEPLLPVAIAARAKTDEDKLSVGLQRLAAEDPTLRIEQNPETHQIVLWCMGEAHSSVVLDALANRYGVHVDTVDVRIPLRETFGGPAKGHGRHVKQSGGHGQFAVCDIEVEPLPQGGGFEFVDKVVGGAVPRQFIPSVEKGVRAQMERGVHGGYPVVDIRVTLVDGKAHSVDSSDMAFQMAGGLALREAAAATRIDLLEPVDEVTIDVPDDLVGAVMGDLSGRRGRVLGTEQARENHTLIRAEVPQAELTRYAIDMRSLTHGAASFTRSFARYEPMPETAAAKVEV